Proteins found in one Puniceicoccales bacterium genomic segment:
- a CDS encoding type II secretion system F family protein: MATFSYVGMDSSKKKTSGTINANDRRDAVRMLAAKGIQITSIAEKSGGASGGMKTDKSSSGKKGGVGFGVNKSKIAYNFIKKFLQLYAGGLAVGDAVKIMRVRTKNPIEQTIAEAIHKDICEGKTISDAMRSFSDVFGENIICMIEAGEKTGNLLPIMRNLLDFLETKEAIKKKFVAGMTYPIIVCCVATVVVLVFLFFLMPKIEKMLSSLGGEMPLITKILMASANFALSYGHFVLLGVIAVVFLFVSFRKTPNGKFATDCWMLKIPLIGTAIKENYYCQTANLLGTLLGSGINTTEAMKLTENSSSNTLFKKNFLEAKKQILDGVSICLAFEKNNVFPEMALDILSVGENTGDIASSFKEVFNIFNQSLNDNLKRMTNIFSTLAMGFAFGLVAALALSVVTSVMKLSTSLSGS; this comes from the coding sequence ATGGCAACTTTTAGTTATGTAGGCATGGATTCCTCGAAGAAAAAAACCAGTGGCACCATAAATGCTAATGATAGGAGAGATGCCGTAAGAATGTTGGCCGCCAAAGGCATACAGATCACATCCATAGCTGAAAAGAGCGGCGGTGCTTCGGGTGGCATGAAAACCGATAAATCATCTTCCGGGAAAAAAGGCGGCGTTGGCTTTGGAGTAAATAAATCAAAAATCGCCTATAATTTTATAAAAAAATTCTTGCAATTGTATGCTGGCGGCCTTGCCGTTGGTGATGCGGTGAAAATAATGCGCGTAAGGACAAAAAACCCCATTGAACAAACGATTGCCGAAGCCATTCACAAGGATATATGTGAAGGTAAGACCATTTCCGACGCCATGAGATCCTTCAGCGACGTGTTCGGGGAAAACATTATATGCATGATCGAAGCCGGAGAAAAAACCGGTAATCTATTGCCCATCATGCGCAATCTGCTCGATTTCCTCGAAACCAAGGAGGCCATCAAGAAAAAATTCGTAGCGGGCATGACCTATCCAATAATTGTCTGCTGTGTGGCCACCGTGGTCGTACTTGTTTTTTTGTTTTTCCTCATGCCAAAGATAGAAAAAATGCTATCATCACTGGGCGGAGAAATGCCGTTGATCACAAAAATATTGATGGCTTCGGCAAATTTCGCTCTGAGCTATGGCCACTTCGTCCTGCTCGGCGTCATCGCAGTAGTTTTCCTATTTGTCAGCTTCCGAAAAACTCCCAATGGCAAATTCGCCACCGATTGCTGGATGTTGAAAATTCCGTTAATAGGCACGGCGATAAAAGAAAATTATTACTGCCAAACGGCTAATTTGCTTGGTACCTTGCTTGGCAGCGGCATCAATACCACCGAGGCCATGAAGTTAACCGAGAATTCATCATCAAATACACTTTTTAAGAAAAATTTCCTAGAGGCAAAGAAGCAAATCCTCGATGGCGTATCCATTTGTCTGGCCTTCGAAAAAAATAACGTGTTCCCGGAGATGGCCTTAGATATCCTATCCGTGGGCGAAAATACCGGAGACATCGCTTCATCATTCAAAGAAGTGTTTAATATATTTAACCAGAGCTTGAATGACAATTTGAAAAGAATGACGAACATTTTTTCCACACTGGCCATGGGCTTTGCCTTTGGACTGGTAGCTGCTCTGGCCCTGAGTGTTGTAACCAGTGTAATGAAACTAAGCACCAGTCTGTCCGGCTCCTAA
- a CDS encoding LptA/OstA family protein, which yields MFQRSWLVADDVFSEISSNRLEISPMDGHMEFKFSGDVRIKTTEFQASADRMVVVAKAPKGTKAMASSPSFDAIESIVAEGNATMRQGERSGSADRVEINTGKNEIFLIGNAKVSDSSGTVCGDMKINYRTKSVEVMSSEGGRAAVQINATEGLVSIPESIAKSDVNQDVTNNIDS from the coding sequence ATGTTCCAGCGGAGTTGGTTAGTTGCTGATGATGTTTTCAGTGAGATATCTAGCAATAGGCTGGAAATTTCGCCGATGGATGGTCATATGGAGTTCAAATTTTCCGGAGATGTCAGGATAAAGACCACGGAATTTCAGGCCAGTGCCGATAGGATGGTGGTGGTGGCCAAGGCTCCGAAGGGGACGAAAGCCATGGCCAGTTCGCCATCGTTTGATGCCATAGAAAGTATTGTGGCAGAAGGAAATGCGACGATGCGCCAGGGCGAAAGAAGTGGGTCCGCAGATAGGGTGGAGATAAATACAGGAAAAAATGAGATTTTTTTGATCGGCAATGCTAAAGTTTCTGATTCCAGTGGAACGGTTTGCGGAGATATGAAGATAAATTACAGAACTAAATCCGTTGAGGTGATGAGTTCAGAGGGTGGTAGAGCCGCTGTGCAAATTAATGCAACGGAAGGCTTGGTTAGCATTCCGGAAAGTATTGCGAAAAGTGATGTAAATCAAGATGTTACGAACAATATCGATAGCTAA
- the lptB gene encoding LPS export ABC transporter ATP-binding protein: protein MLRTISIAKKYGNRLVVCGIDLAVQEGEIVGLLGPNGAGKTTTFYMIVGLVKATGGVVLLDDKEITKVQMHNRASLGLGYLPQEPSIFSKLTVADNIRIVMEFTGVRKSEIDDRIFCLLKNFGIAQLAKHRACTLSGGERRRLEIARALITKPRFLLLDEPFSGVDPISVADVQSIVLGLKERGVGVLITDHNVRETLAIVDRAYLIYDGKVLCEGERDKLLADDNTRRLYLGENFRM, encoded by the coding sequence ATGTTACGAACAATATCGATAGCTAAAAAGTATGGTAATCGTTTGGTGGTCTGTGGCATAGATTTGGCTGTACAGGAGGGTGAGATTGTTGGATTATTGGGCCCGAATGGTGCTGGCAAGACGACGACTTTTTACATGATTGTGGGATTGGTGAAAGCCACAGGTGGTGTTGTGTTGTTGGATGATAAAGAGATAACGAAAGTCCAGATGCATAATAGGGCGAGCTTAGGGTTAGGATATTTACCTCAAGAGCCGTCGATTTTTAGCAAATTGACTGTGGCTGATAATATTAGGATTGTGATGGAGTTTACTGGAGTTAGGAAAAGTGAGATTGATGATAGAATTTTTTGCTTACTAAAAAACTTTGGGATAGCGCAACTTGCGAAACATAGGGCCTGCACTTTAAGTGGGGGTGAACGCAGAAGATTAGAGATCGCCAGGGCGTTGATTACTAAGCCGCGATTTCTTCTTCTGGATGAACCATTTAGCGGAGTTGATCCGATAAGTGTTGCTGATGTTCAGAGCATAGTTTTAGGGCTCAAAGAGCGTGGAGTTGGTGTATTGATAACAGATCATAATGTTCGCGAAACCCTTGCAATTGTGGATCGTGCTTATCTTATTTACGATGGAAAAGTTCTATGCGAAGGGGAGAGAGATAAACTTTTGGCGGATGATAATACCCGAAGGCTTTACCTGGGCGAAAATTTTAGAATGTGA
- a CDS encoding rhomboid family intramembrane serine protease, with protein sequence MWFSSNIFLKKISLSATNVNGLNLLSLLTYSFINEGLMSLFLNSIALWLLGTTIERQFGSKRLLIVFFTASLVGGLTWLCLHWNDHGSLTGSIIACLGLLSYFCACNADKQAIFFFLFVFPMSLKPKHLLTAVLVIEIIGMFFGEIFLHKPIIASANIGGIIGGLLCYRWFNGKAKVTQPVENPLVNVIKKQPKAIDPMQSDNYNVYITSQSAQKTEIDRILDKINESGFGSLSKEERNTLNSAKQVMHR encoded by the coding sequence GTGTGGTTTAGCTCAAATATATTCCTCAAAAAAATTTCTCTTTCGGCAACCAATGTAAATGGACTTAATTTGTTGTCACTATTAACCTATTCCTTTATCAATGAAGGACTTATGTCTTTATTTTTGAACAGTATCGCCCTATGGCTGCTTGGCACAACCATAGAACGGCAGTTTGGATCGAAACGCCTTCTGATTGTGTTCTTTACAGCATCTCTGGTCGGTGGCCTAACCTGGCTCTGCTTGCACTGGAACGACCATGGATCCCTCACCGGGTCTATCATCGCCTGCTTAGGCCTTCTAAGCTATTTTTGCGCCTGCAATGCGGACAAACAAGCCATATTTTTTTTCCTTTTCGTGTTTCCGATGTCGCTCAAGCCAAAACACTTATTGACAGCTGTACTGGTGATAGAAATCATTGGCATGTTCTTCGGTGAAATCTTTCTCCACAAACCAATCATAGCCTCGGCCAACATCGGCGGCATAATCGGCGGCCTCCTGTGCTACCGCTGGTTCAATGGCAAAGCTAAGGTCACGCAACCTGTTGAAAATCCATTAGTTAATGTCATTAAAAAGCAACCAAAAGCCATCGACCCCATGCAAAGTGATAATTATAATGTATACATAACCAGTCAAAGCGCCCAGAAAACTGAAATCGATAGAATTTTGGATAAAATCAATGAATCCGGTTTCGGATCGCTGTCCAAGGAAGAACGCAATACATTGAACTCCGCCAAACAAGTCATGCATAGATAA
- a CDS encoding UDP-N-acetylmuramoyl-L-alanyl-D-glutamate--2,6-diaminopimelate ligase, protein MRTISELFFGLKCKFLGDPNAAVDNLTDCNIKANKTSMFFAIHGNCCDGNSFIADVVGRGCGVIVTEHFHPQIDSVTFVIVDNVRMVMAVVAKRFFCMPDEDLYIYCVTGTNGKTSITYLLDHLEAMKTAVLGTIGYKIGAVEGWLSNTTPGAIDLFNLLDCARRNDCKVVAMEASSHALYQKRTHGLSVDVAIFSNLSEDHLEYHDGIDNYFKAKEILFLGDNGFLPDMAIVNADDKYGRILAEKIRSFTNSEVITYGTDLLADFHVSDISLSLALTSFVLNVCGKVYHCEMPLVGKYNVMNVLAAVAAASSMADIEVLIDKVKNFPGVPGRLQRVVNGIGVSIFVDYAHTEDALINVLSTLKPLTKNKLIVVFGCGGNRDKAKRPKMSRAALTFGDVVIATSDNPRDEAIKDIFLDMKNGVYGTDRMIFVEAREEAIHLAISVASEGDTILIAGKGHEKFQQFSDRKIHFDDVEAVLNVLAMR, encoded by the coding sequence ATGAGAACAATTTCTGAATTATTTTTTGGGCTGAAATGCAAGTTCTTGGGGGATCCGAATGCGGCGGTGGACAACCTGACGGACTGTAATATTAAGGCCAATAAAACGAGCATGTTTTTCGCCATCCATGGTAATTGTTGCGATGGGAATTCATTTATTGCCGATGTGGTGGGCCGTGGATGCGGTGTGATTGTTACGGAACATTTTCATCCACAGATAGATAGTGTTACGTTTGTGATAGTTGATAATGTGAGAATGGTTATGGCTGTGGTAGCTAAGAGATTTTTCTGCATGCCGGACGAAGATCTTTATATATATTGTGTAACTGGTACCAATGGAAAGACTTCCATTACATACCTTCTGGATCATTTGGAGGCAATGAAAACTGCTGTTTTGGGAACAATCGGCTATAAAATTGGAGCTGTGGAGGGGTGGCTGTCGAACACGACACCTGGAGCTATAGATCTATTTAATCTGCTCGATTGTGCGCGGCGCAATGATTGCAAAGTCGTTGCGATGGAAGCAAGTTCACATGCGTTGTACCAGAAGAGGACTCATGGATTATCGGTGGATGTGGCGATATTTAGTAATTTATCTGAAGACCATCTAGAATACCATGACGGCATTGATAACTACTTCAAAGCGAAAGAGATATTGTTTTTAGGCGACAATGGTTTTTTGCCAGATATGGCCATTGTGAATGCGGATGACAAATATGGGCGAATTTTGGCTGAAAAGATTAGGAGTTTTACCAACAGCGAGGTTATTACCTACGGCACTGATTTGCTGGCAGATTTTCATGTAAGCGACATTTCATTGAGTTTAGCATTGACATCATTTGTGCTGAATGTATGCGGAAAGGTCTATCATTGTGAAATGCCATTGGTTGGTAAGTATAACGTGATGAATGTATTAGCGGCAGTAGCTGCAGCTAGTTCCATGGCTGACATTGAAGTTCTTATTGATAAAGTTAAAAATTTTCCTGGAGTTCCTGGGCGATTGCAACGGGTTGTCAATGGCATTGGGGTTTCGATTTTTGTAGATTACGCACACACAGAAGATGCATTGATAAACGTGTTGTCGACGCTTAAGCCATTAACTAAAAACAAGTTAATAGTTGTTTTTGGCTGTGGCGGTAATCGTGATAAAGCCAAGCGTCCGAAGATGAGCAGAGCGGCATTGACCTTTGGGGATGTGGTGATTGCCACTTCGGATAATCCTAGAGATGAAGCCATTAAGGACATTTTTTTGGACATGAAAAATGGTGTCTATGGTACTGATAGGATGATTTTTGTTGAAGCAAGGGAGGAAGCCATCCATTTGGCGATAAGCGTTGCTAGCGAAGGTGATACGATTTTAATTGCTGGCAAAGGTCATGAAAAATTTCAGCAGTTTTCCGATAGAAAAATACATTTTGACGATGTGGAGGCTGTCCTTAATGTATTGGCTATGAGATAG
- a CDS encoding ATP-dependent helicase: MATNFQKELNEHQYLAVSSPTKSTLVLAGAGTGKTRTLTYRVAWLLEHGVAPENILLLTFTNKAAKEMLSRVETITGFTSDNFYGGTFHHIAQKFLRRHSDRLGISQNFCILDDNDSLSLFSECVKEIDNEFLKNKSNPSPRVMLEILSYSINTRTSIANVLEQKYSYFDYISDYITKFSSAYQKKKFEQNVLDYDDLLLHFLHLLKENNDLLDFYGQRFCSILVDEYQDTNEIQMQIVDTLATDHQIFAVGDDAQCIYTWRGANIKNITEFADRHPGTNILKIEKNYRSTPQILLLANEIHVSERLGYGKTLSSARAKGRLPFLVKTTDPRQQANFIIKRLTNLKQDGYKLSDVAILYRAHYHSMELQMELTRYGIPYNITSGIRFFEQIHIKDIIAMLRFANNHMDSRAFVKILCRLPKFGEKTAEKLFHILHSHADLKNKHPVNCLEDEPVIAKVPTISLEYWRPLARTLKKIHTGIEYMNGSKYIHQPDDLFEYAAQRDTEQIATNSVGDLITLALYEEYIFYLQKNFNNSNSRQDDVESFANFASKFNDTTTLLNQVALMQSETTATDMTATEDQLRLTTVHQAKGLEFPVVFIIGLTENNFPLKRAIDEGNISEERRLFYVAVTRAKDELYMCYPYQSQQVNRNATIALPLQKSRFIAEIPKNFYEVISFGIKQPTNFRRQY; encoded by the coding sequence ATGGCAACAAATTTTCAAAAAGAATTAAATGAACATCAATACCTTGCTGTTTCATCTCCAACGAAATCGACACTGGTACTGGCCGGAGCCGGCACAGGAAAAACCAGAACCCTCACCTATAGAGTGGCTTGGCTGCTGGAACATGGAGTGGCACCAGAAAATATTTTATTGTTGACATTCACAAATAAAGCTGCTAAGGAAATGCTCAGCCGAGTCGAAACAATTACCGGATTCACCAGTGATAATTTCTATGGCGGCACCTTTCATCATATAGCCCAAAAATTTCTGCGCAGGCATAGCGATCGACTTGGCATATCGCAAAATTTTTGCATTCTAGACGACAACGATTCTCTATCATTATTTTCTGAATGTGTCAAGGAAATTGATAATGAATTTCTGAAAAATAAAAGCAATCCAAGCCCAAGGGTCATGTTGGAAATCCTAAGCTATTCGATCAATACAAGAACTTCCATAGCCAATGTTTTGGAACAAAAATATTCATACTTTGATTATATAAGCGATTATATCACAAAGTTTTCCAGTGCATATCAGAAAAAAAAATTCGAACAGAATGTCCTCGACTACGATGATCTTTTACTGCATTTTTTACACCTATTGAAAGAAAATAACGATCTTTTGGATTTTTATGGCCAAAGATTTTGTAGTATTCTGGTCGATGAGTACCAAGATACCAATGAAATTCAAATGCAGATCGTCGACACATTAGCCACTGATCATCAAATATTTGCTGTAGGTGACGATGCCCAATGCATATATACTTGGCGCGGTGCCAATATCAAAAATATCACAGAATTTGCTGACCGCCATCCAGGAACAAATATTCTGAAAATCGAAAAAAACTACCGCAGTACGCCACAGATCCTATTGTTAGCCAATGAGATACATGTCTCAGAAAGACTAGGATATGGGAAAACGCTCAGTTCGGCACGGGCCAAAGGCCGATTGCCGTTTTTAGTAAAAACCACTGACCCAAGACAGCAGGCAAATTTCATAATAAAACGCCTAACTAATTTAAAACAAGATGGTTATAAATTATCAGATGTGGCTATACTCTATCGCGCTCACTACCATTCCATGGAGCTCCAAATGGAATTGACGCGCTACGGCATCCCTTACAATATCACCAGCGGCATTAGATTTTTTGAACAAATTCATATAAAAGATATCATTGCCATGCTCAGATTTGCGAACAATCACATGGATTCCAGAGCATTCGTAAAAATTTTATGTCGGCTGCCAAAATTTGGCGAAAAAACTGCAGAAAAATTGTTTCATATCCTGCACTCCCACGCGGACTTAAAAAACAAACATCCCGTAAATTGCCTTGAAGACGAACCAGTCATTGCAAAAGTGCCAACCATCTCCCTAGAATATTGGCGCCCATTGGCTCGCACACTGAAAAAAATTCACACTGGCATTGAATATATGAATGGCTCAAAATATATCCATCAGCCAGATGACCTCTTTGAGTATGCCGCCCAAAGAGATACAGAACAAATAGCGACCAACTCTGTGGGAGATCTCATAACATTAGCTCTCTATGAAGAGTACATTTTCTATTTACAAAAAAATTTTAACAACAGCAATTCGCGACAAGACGACGTGGAATCTTTTGCTAATTTTGCCAGCAAATTCAACGACACCACAACTTTACTCAATCAAGTTGCACTCATGCAATCCGAAACCACCGCGACCGACATGACTGCAACCGAGGACCAACTACGGTTGACCACTGTCCATCAAGCCAAAGGATTAGAATTTCCTGTGGTTTTTATTATAGGCTTGACAGAAAACAACTTTCCACTCAAGCGTGCCATCGATGAAGGAAATATTTCCGAAGAACGTCGGCTATTTTACGTGGCAGTCACTCGTGCCAAGGATGAATTATATATGTGCTATCCCTATCAATCACAACAAGTTAACAGAAATGCAACCATTGCACTGCCTCTGCAAAAAAGCAGATTTATAGCCGAAATTCCAAAAAATTTCTACGAAGTGATTTCATTTGGAATAAAGCAACCAACAAACTTTCGAAGGCAGTATTGA
- the truB gene encoding tRNA pseudouridine(55) synthase TruB: MAHKQKFNGILLVDKPIGLTSHDVVDKLRKKLSMKRIGHAGTLDPIANGLLVILLGMATKISQLITNCDKTYAGEMCFGITTDTHDAQGMIIAIKPVPELVKNDVENVMHSFLGEQHQIPPMFSAKKLNGVPLYKLARKGQNVEREPRLIHIAEFALGNFASPLAEFELSCSKGTYVRTLINDVGQVLGCGAHMTKLTRTRVGPMRLEKATKLDHILAIEPEEIDKLILQVTDVV; encoded by the coding sequence ATGGCACATAAACAAAAATTTAATGGAATACTACTCGTAGATAAACCGATAGGGCTAACCTCTCATGATGTGGTGGATAAACTACGCAAGAAGTTATCAATGAAGAGGATCGGGCACGCAGGCACCCTTGATCCCATTGCCAATGGACTATTGGTAATACTACTCGGCATGGCAACAAAAATCTCGCAGCTGATTACAAATTGCGATAAAACCTATGCGGGGGAAATGTGCTTTGGAATAACCACTGACACCCATGATGCCCAAGGAATGATAATTGCCATAAAACCTGTGCCGGAATTAGTCAAAAATGATGTGGAAAATGTAATGCATTCCTTTCTAGGAGAACAACATCAAATACCTCCTATGTTTTCTGCTAAAAAGTTAAACGGCGTACCTCTCTATAAATTGGCAAGGAAAGGCCAAAATGTCGAAAGAGAACCAAGATTAATTCACATAGCTGAATTTGCTCTGGGAAATTTTGCCTCTCCATTGGCAGAGTTCGAGCTGTCCTGCTCCAAAGGCACCTATGTGAGAACACTCATAAATGATGTTGGCCAAGTCCTTGGCTGTGGGGCACATATGACAAAACTCACTCGAACACGCGTGGGCCCAATGAGACTAGAAAAAGCTACCAAACTTGATCACATTCTGGCCATTGAACCAGAAGAAATAGATAAATTGATTCTACAAGTAACCGATGTAGTATGA
- a CDS encoding bifunctional oligoribonuclease/PAP phosphatase NrnA, which translates to MDERNLEHFSEYETFFEIFNNFSGKTIGVIGHTRPDGDCIGSQVAMAEILTHFGSNPILLNETPKTPDNLLLVLGNYQVNSPKTTIVDDYIFVDCGTVSRGGIFTKALAKKPIISVDHHMNNELFAENNFVFNHATATSEIIADYAYQFGFPITKIMATALYAGIVTDTGKFSYTFTVARTLHLGAKLIDDGANPNEIFRAIYQNESREKFALIQRFIQSFEFFADGKICLGVLRDEDFLATNTNMEDDTEGIINLPRSIKGVLVAVAMQILNDRIKISLRTDIPEIRLDLLAAKFGGGGHACAATFSTYGTEDKIMPKLINELQECLKLFIQSQ; encoded by the coding sequence ATGGACGAACGCAACTTAGAGCATTTTTCAGAGTATGAAACGTTTTTTGAGATTTTTAATAACTTCTCTGGCAAGACGATCGGTGTCATAGGTCATACTCGTCCTGATGGAGATTGTATCGGTTCCCAGGTGGCCATGGCGGAAATATTGACTCATTTTGGCTCAAACCCCATACTTTTGAACGAAACTCCCAAAACTCCGGACAATCTCTTGCTGGTTCTTGGAAATTATCAGGTAAATTCTCCAAAAACTACCATCGTCGATGATTATATATTTGTAGATTGTGGCACAGTAAGTCGAGGTGGAATATTCACTAAAGCCTTGGCCAAGAAGCCGATAATATCCGTTGACCATCACATGAATAATGAGCTTTTTGCTGAAAACAATTTTGTGTTCAACCACGCGACTGCCACCAGTGAAATCATCGCGGATTATGCCTATCAATTTGGATTTCCGATCACCAAAATCATGGCGACAGCTCTCTATGCTGGTATCGTAACTGACACGGGGAAATTCAGTTATACATTTACCGTTGCCAGAACACTCCACCTCGGCGCAAAACTAATAGATGATGGCGCTAACCCCAATGAGATATTCCGAGCGATTTATCAAAATGAATCCAGAGAAAAATTTGCATTGATTCAAAGGTTCATTCAATCCTTCGAGTTCTTTGCTGATGGCAAAATATGTCTTGGCGTGCTTCGCGACGAAGATTTTCTTGCCACTAACACCAACATGGAAGATGATACCGAAGGAATAATTAATCTTCCTAGATCAATCAAGGGCGTTTTGGTAGCAGTTGCAATGCAAATACTTAATGATCGCATAAAGATTAGCCTACGGACAGATATTCCTGAAATAAGACTCGATTTATTGGCAGCAAAATTCGGTGGTGGCGGCCATGCCTGTGCTGCAACCTTTTCCACCTATGGTACCGAAGATAAAATAATGCCAAAATTAATAAATGAATTGCAAGAATGTCTGAAGTTGTTCATTCAGAGCCAATAA
- a CDS encoding DMT family transporter: MNRQTSRYFRGILWFVASLLCCVTNDSIMKHIGLKCHPLQIVFMRFFFGVITLLPFVLKNQLKSLKTTRPLAHIVRGLILFSGITLWCSGLKSVPLNVASLITFTIPMFTLLLAAIMLQENIGRARWLATLCGFIGVGIVINPEASNFPLSGTLILLFGASMFALLDIINKMLSSRESTISSIFYTAFITMTLSSIPAIILWQPLSIYQLCLFFILGMSSNFLLFCVLKSFSYVDVSAVAPFRYFELIFAYLFGYVLFGEVITIKTLLGGAIIIPSALYLMVREVSFGAKKICNKKGISCCQSV, translated from the coding sequence ATGAATAGGCAAACATCTAGATATTTTCGTGGGATATTGTGGTTCGTTGCAAGCCTATTGTGCTGTGTGACCAATGATTCCATTATGAAGCATATAGGACTAAAATGTCATCCGTTACAGATTGTGTTCATGCGATTCTTTTTCGGAGTTATTACGTTGTTGCCGTTTGTGTTAAAAAACCAGTTAAAATCGCTGAAAACCACTAGGCCGCTGGCCCATATTGTCCGTGGCCTAATATTATTTTCTGGCATCACATTATGGTGTTCAGGGTTAAAATCAGTTCCCCTTAATGTGGCCTCCCTCATCACTTTCACCATTCCAATGTTCACACTGCTTTTAGCAGCTATAATGTTGCAAGAGAACATCGGACGTGCTCGATGGTTGGCCACATTATGCGGCTTCATCGGCGTGGGCATAGTTATCAATCCTGAAGCATCGAATTTCCCACTATCTGGCACATTGATATTGCTTTTTGGCGCGTCCATGTTCGCATTATTGGACATAATAAATAAGATGTTGAGTTCCAGAGAAAGTACCATTTCATCCATATTTTACACAGCTTTTATAACCATGACTCTATCTAGCATACCGGCAATTATTCTGTGGCAACCACTTAGCATCTACCAACTTTGCTTGTTTTTCATACTTGGAATGAGCTCAAATTTTTTACTTTTCTGCGTATTGAAATCGTTCTCCTATGTGGATGTGTCCGCTGTTGCCCCTTTCAGATATTTTGAGTTAATTTTTGCATATCTATTCGGCTATGTACTTTTCGGAGAAGTAATTACAATAAAAACATTGTTGGGCGGAGCCATCATAATACCTAGTGCACTCTATCTAATGGTTAGGGAGGTTTCCTTTGGCGCAAAAAAAATATGTAATAAAAAAGGAATTTCCTGTTGCCAATCGGTTTGA